One part of the Leucobacter triazinivorans genome encodes these proteins:
- a CDS encoding M23 family metallopeptidase, which produces MPTPTPETGARAFPSRRSLRTGERTPSTPPVDTGSIRVPYVEHVPATEIPATTPPARIRVPFRRRLAGIAAAASVCGLVLTLALPLTEHASVAAGAGAVHASQQLFSEVSIEDLPPSFAEISASISDESAPIAYVFDPDALVNYPFAQPVTLTDGFGYRTAPVAQFHDAQDFAAAAGTPIQAIADGTVLEAGFASDGCGFGLKLEHELDGTPVTSRYCHMQMNSHDLAVGDTVEMGDPVGTVGNTGMSFGPHLHLALRVDDEPVDPMPFFAEFTRKDRPSATGAERTTES; this is translated from the coding sequence ATGCCCACACCCACCCCCGAGACAGGCGCGCGCGCGTTCCCCTCGCGACGTTCCCTCCGCACCGGCGAACGCACTCCCAGCACTCCCCCCGTCGATACCGGATCGATCCGGGTTCCCTATGTCGAGCACGTACCCGCCACGGAGATCCCCGCCACGACACCGCCGGCTCGGATCCGCGTGCCGTTCCGACGCCGCTTGGCCGGGATCGCTGCAGCCGCAAGCGTGTGCGGGCTCGTACTGACGCTGGCGCTTCCCCTCACCGAGCACGCGAGCGTCGCGGCGGGAGCCGGCGCCGTGCACGCCTCTCAGCAGCTGTTCTCCGAGGTCTCCATCGAGGATCTTCCGCCCTCCTTCGCCGAGATCAGCGCGTCGATCTCAGACGAGTCCGCACCGATCGCGTACGTCTTCGACCCCGACGCGCTCGTCAACTACCCGTTCGCCCAGCCCGTCACGCTCACCGATGGCTTCGGCTACCGCACGGCCCCGGTGGCGCAGTTCCACGACGCGCAGGATTTCGCCGCGGCAGCGGGAACGCCGATCCAGGCGATTGCCGACGGCACGGTGCTCGAGGCGGGATTCGCGAGCGACGGCTGCGGCTTCGGCCTCAAACTCGAGCACGAACTCGACGGAACTCCGGTGACGAGCCGCTACTGCCACATGCAGATGAACTCGCACGATCTCGCGGTGGGAGACACCGTGGAGATGGGTGATCCCGTCGGAACCGTCGGCAACACCGGCATGTCGTTCGGCCCGCACCTCCACCTCGCGCTCCGCGTCGACGACGAGCCGGTCGACCCCATGCCCTTCTTCGCGGAGTTCACCCGCAAGGATCGGCCCTCGGCGACCGGCGCCGAGCGGACGACGGAGAGCTGA
- the trpD gene encoding anthranilate phosphoribosyltransferase codes for MIDERSWPIVLSTLLDGEDLSVSQAEWAMSRFMTGEASGAQIGAFLVALRSKGVTVEEVIGFRDAILAEAAPISLPAMSLDIVGTGGDRFGTVNISTMASITAAAAGAPVVKHGNRAASSLSGSSDVLSALGIDLTLDADRLAETFSDAGIAFVHAARFLPGFRHVAAARAELGIPTVFNFLGPLCNPVRPEASAVGVADIDRVPIFVGVFRLRGASALVFRGDDGLDELTTTGHSRLWEVSRGGLTEHDIDPRELGIPRASISDLVGGTPEENAAVVHRVLAGERGPVRDIVLLNAAAGLVAFDLAQRPESAERALLERLAEKLRIAEEAIDSGRAAAKLADWASATTAAAAG; via the coding sequence ATGATCGACGAACGCAGCTGGCCCATCGTGCTCTCGACTCTGCTCGACGGCGAGGACCTCAGCGTGTCGCAAGCCGAGTGGGCGATGTCGCGCTTCATGACAGGCGAGGCGAGCGGCGCGCAGATCGGCGCGTTCCTGGTCGCCCTTCGCTCGAAGGGCGTCACGGTCGAAGAGGTCATCGGCTTCCGCGATGCGATCCTCGCCGAGGCCGCCCCGATCTCGCTGCCTGCGATGTCGCTCGACATCGTCGGCACCGGAGGCGACCGGTTCGGCACGGTGAACATCTCGACCATGGCCTCGATCACGGCTGCCGCGGCGGGCGCCCCCGTGGTCAAGCACGGCAACCGCGCCGCGAGCAGCCTCTCCGGCTCGTCCGACGTGCTCAGCGCCCTGGGGATCGACCTCACTCTCGATGCCGATCGACTCGCGGAGACGTTCTCGGACGCCGGGATCGCGTTCGTGCACGCGGCACGCTTCCTGCCGGGCTTCCGGCACGTCGCCGCCGCACGTGCCGAGCTCGGGATCCCGACCGTGTTCAACTTCCTGGGGCCGCTCTGCAACCCGGTGCGGCCCGAAGCATCGGCCGTCGGTGTCGCCGATATCGATCGTGTGCCGATCTTCGTCGGCGTGTTCCGCCTGCGCGGCGCGTCGGCGCTGGTGTTCCGCGGCGACGACGGGCTCGACGAGCTGACCACCACCGGTCACTCCCGCTTGTGGGAGGTCAGCCGCGGGGGCCTCACCGAGCACGACATCGATCCTCGCGAGCTGGGCATTCCGCGCGCGTCGATCTCGGATCTCGTCGGCGGTACGCCGGAGGAGAACGCGGCGGTGGTCCACCGCGTGCTCGCGGGGGAGCGGGGCCCGGTGCGCGACATCGTGCTGCTCAACGCCGCGGCGGGCCTCGTGGCCTTCGACCTGGCGCAGCGGCCGGAATCGGCTGAGCGGGCGCTGCTCGAGCGCCTCGCCGAGAAACTCCGGATCGCCGAGGAGGCGATCGACTCCGGTCGGGCGGCGGCCAAGTTGGCCGACTGGGCGAGCGCTACGACCGCCGCGGCTGCCGGCTGA
- a CDS encoding cytochrome c oxidase subunit 3 — translation MNTKSAVPSVKRPNLVAVGTIVWLGSEVMFFAGLFAIYFTLRAMNPELWAEQTAKHNFTFALINTLILVASSFTAQAGVFAAERMQPRATGASPKKWGTVEWFYLTFFMGAVFVAGQAWEYATFVSEGITLASDPYGSAFYMTTGFHGIHVSLGLVAFLLVIGRIYAVKNFTHKEETTAVVVSYYWHFVDIVWIILFIVIYVLK, via the coding sequence ATGAATACCAAGTCAGCCGTGCCCTCGGTGAAGCGACCGAACCTCGTCGCCGTGGGCACGATCGTGTGGCTCGGCAGCGAGGTCATGTTCTTCGCCGGCCTCTTCGCGATCTACTTCACGCTTCGGGCCATGAATCCCGAGCTGTGGGCCGAGCAGACCGCGAAGCACAACTTCACCTTCGCGCTGATCAACACTCTGATCCTGGTCGCCTCCTCGTTCACCGCTCAGGCCGGCGTGTTCGCCGCCGAGCGGATGCAGCCGCGCGCCACCGGCGCCAGCCCCAAGAAGTGGGGCACGGTCGAGTGGTTCTACCTCACCTTCTTCATGGGCGCCGTGTTCGTCGCAGGCCAGGCCTGGGAGTACGCGACGTTCGTCTCCGAGGGCATCACGCTCGCCTCCGATCCTTACGGCTCCGCGTTCTACATGACCACCGGCTTCCACGGCATCCACGTGTCGCTCGGGTTGGTCGCGTTCCTGCTGGTGATCGGGCGCATCTACGCGGTCAAGAACTTCACCCACAAGGAGGAGACCACCGCGGTCGTCGTGTCGTACTACTGGCACTTCGTCGACATCGTGTGGATCATCCTCTTCATCGTCATCTACGTCCTCAAGTAG
- a CDS encoding cytochrome c: MARAKKNVRKSGRRHPLATAALVAVGLLVTGAAYTGFSQTSATAEIDLESPATIEAGEKLFGANCATCHGASAQGTPDGPSLIGAGAASVNFQVGTGRMPLAFQGPQGMVKPAQFSEDQTLQMAAYVASLAPGPALPDSRYLQGDGDVANGGTLFRINCAMCHNVAAAGGALTEGKFAPKLTGVAPTHVYEAMITGPQNMPVFSDANITPQEKADIISYLKYIEEKPAVGGLTLGSIGPVAEGLFIWVIGLGAIVGLTVWVTAKSN; this comes from the coding sequence ATGGCTCGCGCCAAGAAGAACGTTCGCAAGTCGGGCCGCCGGCATCCGCTTGCCACCGCAGCCCTCGTTGCGGTCGGCCTGCTCGTCACGGGTGCCGCGTACACCGGCTTCAGCCAGACCTCCGCGACCGCTGAGATCGACCTCGAGTCCCCCGCGACCATCGAGGCCGGCGAGAAGCTGTTCGGCGCCAACTGCGCCACCTGCCACGGAGCCAGCGCCCAGGGTACGCCCGACGGGCCCTCGCTCATCGGCGCGGGCGCCGCGTCGGTCAACTTCCAGGTCGGCACCGGCCGCATGCCCCTCGCCTTCCAGGGTCCGCAGGGCATGGTCAAGCCCGCGCAGTTCAGCGAGGACCAGACGCTGCAGATGGCCGCGTACGTGGCTTCCCTCGCCCCGGGGCCGGCGCTGCCCGATTCCCGATACCTCCAGGGCGACGGTGATGTCGCGAACGGCGGCACGCTGTTCCGCATCAACTGCGCGATGTGCCACAACGTCGCAGCGGCCGGAGGCGCGCTCACCGAGGGCAAGTTCGCCCCCAAGCTGACCGGGGTCGCGCCCACCCACGTGTACGAGGCCATGATCACCGGCCCCCAGAACATGCCCGTCTTCAGCGACGCGAACATCACGCCGCAGGAGAAGGCCGACATCATCTCGTACCTCAAGTACATCGAGGAGAAGCCTGCTGTCGGCGGGCTCACCCTCGGGTCGATCGGCCCGGTGGCCGAGGGCCTGTTCATCTGGGTGATCGGGCTGGGTGCCATCGTGGGCCTCACCGTCTGGGTCACCGCGAAGTCGAACTAG
- a CDS encoding ubiquinol-cytochrome c reductase iron-sulfur subunit, which yields MAEEAKNSGDEHAVVAAQGHGPVEAAVGTAVVSSDAVQNPGLPPHRKRVTDLDPKRAKRAERLVYTLFYISIAGSLGAVLAYMFFPIETGDLMAIRLQTLFVGLGMALSLLAIGIGAVHWGKALMADHESIDERHPVASDEPTREGAAEVFKLADEESGFSRRSLVRNSLIGALIAFPLPGITLLRGLAPQDRDPVQLLKHTMWDTGVRLARDPSGVPIKASEVTIGSAFHVIPESLNHDDFHNLTLDERGGSDNLLDAKAKAIVLLMRLDQSELKELPERADWSYDGIVAYSKVCTHVGCPVALYEQHTHHLLCPCHQSQFDVSEHAKVVFGPAKRPLPQLPITVDDEGYLVAQSDFHEPVGPSFWERLK from the coding sequence ATGGCAGAGGAAGCGAAGAACAGCGGCGACGAACACGCCGTTGTCGCCGCCCAGGGCCACGGCCCGGTCGAGGCAGCGGTGGGTACCGCGGTCGTCTCGTCCGACGCCGTGCAGAATCCGGGCCTTCCCCCGCACCGCAAGCGCGTCACGGATCTCGATCCGAAGCGCGCAAAGCGCGCCGAGCGTCTGGTCTACACGCTCTTCTACATCTCGATCGCCGGCAGCCTGGGCGCCGTGCTCGCGTACATGTTCTTCCCGATCGAAACGGGAGATCTCATGGCGATCCGGCTGCAGACGCTGTTCGTCGGCCTCGGCATGGCGCTCTCCCTTCTCGCGATCGGCATCGGCGCGGTCCACTGGGGCAAGGCGCTCATGGCAGACCACGAGTCGATCGACGAGCGACACCCCGTGGCGAGCGACGAGCCCACGCGCGAAGGCGCCGCAGAAGTGTTCAAGCTCGCCGACGAGGAGTCGGGCTTCTCCCGCCGCTCGCTCGTGCGCAACAGCCTGATCGGCGCACTCATCGCGTTCCCTCTGCCGGGCATCACCCTGCTCCGCGGTCTGGCCCCGCAGGATCGCGATCCGGTGCAGCTGCTCAAGCACACCATGTGGGACACGGGCGTGCGCTTGGCGCGCGATCCCTCCGGTGTTCCGATCAAGGCCAGCGAGGTCACCATCGGCTCCGCATTCCACGTGATTCCTGAGAGTCTGAATCACGACGATTTCCACAACCTCACGCTCGACGAGCGCGGCGGAAGCGACAACCTGCTCGACGCGAAGGCGAAGGCGATCGTCCTGCTCATGCGCCTCGACCAGTCTGAACTCAAGGAGCTTCCCGAGCGCGCGGATTGGTCGTACGACGGCATCGTCGCCTACTCGAAGGTCTGCACCCACGTCGGGTGCCCGGTCGCGCTCTACGAGCAGCACACGCATCACCTCCTGTGCCCGTGCCATCAGTCGCAGTTCGACGTCTCCGAGCACGCGAAGGTCGTCTTCGGCCCGGCCAAGCGGCCGCTGCCGCAGCTGCCCATCACCGTAGACGACGAGGGCTACCTCGTCGCGCAGAGTGATTTCCATGAACCTGTCGGCCCGAGCTTCTGGGAGCGCCTCAAGTGA
- a CDS encoding cytochrome b: MSSTVTESPAQSGSTQSGSSRFTAAAANYLDERTKIGVAVKEFGRKVFPDHWSFLLGEVALYSFVVILLSGTFLTLFFQASMAEVHYTGPYVPMKGLEMSVAMASTLDISFSVRGGLLMRHVHHWAALLFVASIGLHMLRIFFTGAFRKPRELNWVIGFVLFVLAMAEGFTGYSLPDDVLSGNGLRIIDGIIKAIPVIGTYLSYFFFGGEFPGTDIVGRLYMLHIMVLPALVILFVALHLAFVVIHKHTQYPGPGKTQQNVVGYPVLPVYAAKAGGFFFIVFGVIALIASTVGINPIWNYGPYDPSPVSAGTQPDWYIGFADGMLRLVPPGLETEWFGYTWSWNMLLPLIIIGIFLVLVVAYPFIEAWVTGDKREHHILDRPRNAPTRTAIGAAGVTFYAVMWAGASSDLMATHFQLSMEGVIHALQAALILGPIIAYQLAKRICLALQKKDRSIALHGYESGRIVRLPGGEFVEVHKPLDEYEQWELVSYHDYAPLMLRPNDDGRIPFSKRLRAGFSRWFFEDRIVPPTKGEIEQGHHEGH; the protein is encoded by the coding sequence GTGAGCAGCACCGTAACCGAATCCCCCGCCCAGAGCGGTTCGACGCAGAGCGGTTCGAGCCGGTTCACCGCTGCGGCCGCGAACTACCTCGATGAGCGCACCAAGATCGGCGTCGCCGTCAAGGAGTTCGGCCGCAAGGTCTTCCCCGACCACTGGTCCTTCCTGCTCGGAGAGGTGGCGCTCTACAGCTTCGTCGTCATCCTCCTCTCGGGCACGTTCCTCACCCTCTTCTTCCAGGCGTCGATGGCCGAGGTGCACTACACCGGCCCCTACGTGCCCATGAAGGGCCTCGAGATGTCGGTGGCGATGGCGTCGACGCTCGACATCTCCTTCTCGGTGCGCGGTGGTCTGCTCATGCGCCACGTGCACCACTGGGCAGCGCTGCTCTTCGTGGCGTCGATCGGCCTGCACATGCTGCGCATCTTCTTCACGGGTGCGTTCCGCAAGCCTCGCGAGCTCAACTGGGTCATCGGCTTCGTGCTCTTCGTGCTCGCGATGGCCGAGGGCTTCACCGGCTACTCGCTCCCCGACGACGTGCTCTCGGGCAACGGTCTCCGGATCATCGACGGCATCATCAAGGCCATCCCGGTGATCGGCACCTACCTGTCGTACTTCTTCTTCGGCGGCGAGTTCCCCGGAACCGACATCGTCGGTCGTCTCTACATGCTGCACATCATGGTGCTGCCGGCGCTCGTCATCCTCTTCGTGGCGCTGCACCTCGCTTTCGTCGTCATCCACAAGCACACGCAGTACCCCGGCCCGGGCAAGACCCAGCAGAACGTGGTCGGCTACCCCGTGCTCCCCGTGTACGCGGCGAAGGCCGGCGGCTTCTTCTTCATCGTGTTCGGTGTGATCGCACTGATCGCCTCGACCGTGGGCATCAACCCCATCTGGAACTACGGCCCCTACGACCCGTCACCCGTGTCCGCGGGCACCCAGCCCGACTGGTACATCGGCTTCGCCGACGGCATGCTGCGTCTCGTGCCGCCGGGGCTCGAAACCGAGTGGTTCGGCTATACGTGGTCCTGGAACATGCTCCTGCCGCTCATCATCATCGGCATCTTCCTCGTGCTCGTGGTCGCCTACCCGTTCATCGAGGCGTGGGTCACCGGAGACAAGCGAGAGCATCACATCCTCGACCGTCCGCGCAACGCCCCCACCCGCACCGCGATCGGCGCGGCCGGCGTCACCTTCTACGCGGTGATGTGGGCGGGCGCGAGCTCCGACCTCATGGCGACGCACTTCCAGCTCTCCATGGAGGGTGTCATCCACGCGCTGCAGGCCGCGCTTATCCTTGGGCCGATCATCGCCTATCAGCTCGCCAAGCGCATCTGCCTGGCCCTGCAGAAGAAGGATCGCAGCATCGCGCTGCACGGCTATGAGTCCGGGCGTATCGTCCGTCTGCCCGGCGGCGAGTTCGTCGAGGTGCACAAGCCGCTCGACGAGTACGAGCAGTGGGAGCTGGTCAGCTACCACGACTACGCTCCGCTCATGCTGCGCCCGAACGACGATGGTCGCATCCCCTTCTCGAAGCGTCTGCGCGCCGGCTTCAGCCGTTGGTTCTTCGAGGACCGGATCGTTCCGCCGACGAAGGGCGAGATCGAGCAGGGACACCACGAGGGTCACTGA
- a CDS encoding TetR family transcriptional regulator, with amino-acid sequence MTERRARRPPGENRSRLLEAGLIEFGLFGFSAASTSAIAARAEMSQPHLYASFATKRDLFLACFAFVLDELREPVSERDQAHRATLLRFLVQCVASSHVPGMREPLTAGLLELGSSLGESRFAALLAEGSHALIDAP; translated from the coding sequence GTGACCGAACGTCGTGCTCGCAGGCCGCCCGGCGAGAATCGCAGCCGCCTGCTGGAGGCCGGACTCATCGAGTTCGGCCTCTTCGGCTTTTCCGCAGCGTCGACCTCGGCCATCGCCGCCCGCGCTGAGATGTCCCAACCGCACCTCTACGCGAGCTTCGCCACGAAGCGAGATCTCTTTCTCGCGTGCTTCGCGTTCGTGCTCGACGAGTTGCGCGAGCCGGTATCGGAGAGGGACCAAGCGCATCGAGCCACGCTGCTGCGCTTTCTCGTGCAGTGTGTCGCCTCAAGCCATGTACCAGGAATGCGCGAGCCGCTGACGGCCGGCCTCCTCGAGCTGGGCAGCTCCCTGGGGGAGTCCCGATTCGCCGCACTGCTCGCGGAGGGATCTCACGCGCTGATCGATGCTCCATAG